In Microbacterium enclense, one genomic interval encodes:
- a CDS encoding ParB/RepB/Spo0J family partition protein, whose protein sequence is MAKRTGLGRGIGALIPTAEPSEARPVDVFFPGASTKTDATAEAGTDATAPVDDLVSVPGARLVHIDPASIVPNPRQPRTHFDSEDLAELVHSVREFGVLQPVVVRDKGDGTYELIMGERRTRASREAGLDSIPAVVRETEDEYLLRDALLENLHRSQLNPLEEASAYQQLLEDFGITQEELATRIGRSRPQISNTIRLLKLPVPVQQRVAAGVLSAGHARAILSLDDPKEMQKLADKIVNEDLSVRAAEAAAKMPGVSPVRQKPKAGSRRSGLDDVAERLGDRLDTKVRVSLTAKKGQISIDFASIQDLNRILSALGEESYTG, encoded by the coding sequence ATGGCTAAGAGGACCGGACTCGGGCGCGGCATCGGCGCCCTCATTCCCACGGCGGAGCCTTCGGAGGCACGACCGGTCGATGTGTTCTTCCCGGGTGCGTCGACGAAGACGGACGCCACGGCGGAAGCGGGCACGGATGCCACCGCTCCGGTGGATGATCTCGTCTCGGTGCCGGGTGCTCGACTCGTCCACATCGACCCCGCCTCCATCGTTCCGAATCCCCGTCAGCCGCGCACGCATTTCGACTCCGAAGACCTCGCCGAGCTCGTGCACTCCGTGCGGGAATTCGGTGTCCTCCAGCCGGTCGTCGTCCGTGACAAAGGCGATGGCACGTACGAGCTCATCATGGGAGAGCGCCGCACACGCGCCTCGCGCGAGGCGGGACTCGACTCCATTCCGGCGGTCGTCCGCGAAACCGAGGATGAGTACCTGCTCCGAGATGCCCTCCTGGAGAACCTCCACCGTTCGCAGCTGAACCCCCTCGAAGAGGCGTCCGCCTACCAGCAGTTGTTGGAGGACTTCGGCATCACGCAGGAGGAGCTCGCAACCCGGATCGGGCGTTCACGGCCGCAGATCAGCAACACCATCCGTCTGCTCAAGCTTCCGGTCCCCGTGCAGCAGCGGGTCGCTGCCGGCGTGTTGAGCGCGGGGCACGCGCGCGCGATCCTCTCGCTCGATGACCCGAAAGAGATGCAGAAGCTCGCCGACAAGATCGTGAACGAGGATCTGTCCGTTCGCGCGGCGGAGGCAGCGGCCAAGATGCCGGGGGTCTCCCCCGTGCGTCAGAAGCCGAAGGCCGGTTCACGACGATCGGGTCTCGACGACGTCGCCGAGCGCCTCGGTGATCGGCTGGACACCAAGGTCCGCGTCTCGCTGACGGCAAAGAAAGGCCAGATCAGCATCGATTTTGCAAGCATTCAGGATCTCAATCGCATCCTGTCCGCTCTCGGCGAAGAGAGCTACACAGGCTGA
- a CDS encoding tryptophan synthase subunit alpha encodes MTANDQSPHRRASLELLRAEASDELAVLIHERLRGGEDPWDFMEDLPSVDELVVLTLRADNIAENGGQRPNRARNYRVLRQIALDYPPLTRAVWRILGEEEPHRRWDASVRLDAS; translated from the coding sequence GTGACCGCGAACGATCAGAGCCCGCATCGGCGGGCCAGTCTGGAATTGCTGCGGGCCGAGGCATCCGACGAACTGGCTGTTCTCATCCACGAACGCCTGCGCGGCGGCGAAGATCCGTGGGACTTCATGGAAGACCTGCCCAGCGTCGACGAGCTCGTCGTGCTGACCCTTCGCGCCGACAACATCGCCGAGAACGGCGGGCAGCGCCCGAACCGTGCGCGCAACTATCGCGTGCTTCGACAGATCGCCCTCGATTATCCCCCACTCACACGAGCTGTGTGGCGCATCCTGGGAGAAGAAGAGCCTCACCGGCGCTGGGATGCCAGCGTCCGACTCGACGCGTCCTGA
- the trxA gene encoding thioredoxin translates to MTAKATTSATFEQDVLQADGPVLVDFWAEWCGPCRMVAPVLDEIQSENSDKITVLKLNVDENPDLAMKYQITSIPAMKVFQGGEVKTTIIGAKPKYALEKDLAPFIG, encoded by the coding sequence ATGACCGCCAAGGCGACGACCTCCGCGACCTTCGAGCAGGACGTCCTGCAGGCTGACGGACCCGTTCTCGTGGACTTCTGGGCCGAGTGGTGTGGACCGTGTCGCATGGTCGCCCCCGTGCTCGACGAGATCCAGTCCGAGAACTCGGACAAGATCACCGTCCTCAAGCTCAACGTCGACGAGAACCCCGACCTCGCGATGAAGTACCAGATCACCTCGATCCCCGCGATGAAGGTGTTCCAGGGTGGTGAGGTCAAGACGACCATCATCGGAGCCAAGCCGAAGTACGCCCTCGAGAAGGACCTCGCGCCGTTCATCGGCTGA